The following proteins are co-located in the Siansivirga zeaxanthinifaciens CC-SAMT-1 genome:
- a CDS encoding helix-turn-helix transcriptional regulator, translating into MKSYPNLSRLILIIDILKRNRLTKAKLKDRLENFDVYVSEKTLQRDFNIIKDLGYDLILNNSYELSIENDITHEIDILNKVKDQMNSNGLHQFITDENTLQTPPTISSGILPTILKSITNRLSISFVYQSFNSNHKSSRHVAPLVLKEYNGQWHLLAFELYSDDPIAKVFGCDRINSLSTQEQFEINLIDKNKQKIIDFKNTLGASMPLSEWEPSKPYFKAPTTETIIIEVKDNYLPYLKNNPIHYSQHISNEKEGEFTKVHFKLIPNLELIKFILAQQGDIKIIEPVNLKKFIREYYKNLISDIT; encoded by the coding sequence ATGAAATCTTATCCAAACCTATCTCGTTTAATTTTGATTATTGATATTTTAAAGAGAAACCGATTAACAAAGGCAAAATTGAAAGATAGATTGGAAAATTTTGATGTTTATGTTTCAGAAAAAACACTGCAAAGAGATTTTAATATTATTAAAGACCTTGGTTATGATTTAATCTTAAACAATTCATACGAGTTATCCATTGAAAATGATATTACCCATGAAATAGATATTTTAAATAAGGTTAAAGACCAAATGAACTCTAATGGTTTACATCAGTTTATAACAGATGAGAACACCTTGCAAACGCCTCCAACTATAAGTTCTGGAATATTGCCAACCATATTAAAATCAATAACAAACAGATTATCCATCAGTTTTGTATATCAATCATTTAATTCTAACCATAAAAGCAGTCGTCATGTAGCACCATTAGTCTTGAAGGAATATAATGGGCAATGGCATTTGCTAGCTTTTGAATTATATTCTGACGACCCTATAGCAAAAGTATTCGGTTGTGATAGAATTAATTCATTAAGTACACAAGAGCAATTTGAGATTAATTTAATAGACAAAAACAAGCAAAAAATCATTGACTTTAAAAACACACTAGGAGCTTCTATGCCTTTAAGCGAATGGGAGCCTTCAAAACCATATTTTAAAGCTCCAACCACAGAAACAATTATAATAGAGGTTAAAGATAATTATTTACCCTATTTAAAAAATAATCCAATTCATTATTCTCAACACATTTCAAATGAGAAAGAAGGTGAATTTACTAAAGTGCATTTTAAACTTATTCCGAATTTAGAATTAATAAAATTTATACTTGCACAGCAAGGTGATATTAAAATAATTGAGCCTGTGAATTTGAAGAAGTTTATTCGGGAGTATTATAAAAACTTGATTTCAGATATTACTTAA
- the rseP gene encoding RIP metalloprotease RseP, translated as MEFVIKISQFLLSLSLLIILHELGHFIPAKAFKTRVEKFYLFFDVKFSLFKKKIGDTVYGIGWLPLGGYVKISGMIDESMDTEQMAKEPQPWEFRSKPAWQRLIIMLGGVTVNFLLAILIYIGMSYAYGDKFLPNASIKDGVLIESSVANKAGLLTGDKIISVDGDRIEKFSEISEKVLFGKEVTVERDGVTTTIKMPEDFLSQLMDAKEKGFISLREPFIVMQVPDTSFNKASGIKAGDIFLSINDFKTKYIDQVKSGLEKFKGQQVTATVLRNDEEVQVPLKVDNEGRLALYYASASTPETLEKLGYYNYETLKYSLIESVPVGFKKAGDKVSSYLTQFKAIFTPSTGAYKGVGGFKAIYDIFPDYWNWQNFWSITAFLSIMLGVLNLLPIPALDGGHVMFLLYEIISGRKPGDKFMEYAQMVGFFILIALVLFANGNDVYKGITEWLNSK; from the coding sequence ATGGAATTTGTTATTAAAATATCTCAATTTTTATTGAGCCTTTCATTACTAATAATATTACACGAATTAGGACATTTTATTCCTGCCAAAGCTTTTAAAACCAGAGTTGAAAAATTCTATCTCTTTTTTGATGTGAAATTTTCTTTGTTTAAAAAGAAAATTGGAGATACCGTTTACGGAATTGGTTGGTTGCCCTTAGGAGGTTACGTTAAAATTTCTGGTATGATAGACGAAAGTATGGATACCGAGCAAATGGCGAAAGAACCACAACCATGGGAGTTTCGTTCTAAACCAGCCTGGCAACGTTTAATAATTATGTTAGGTGGTGTAACTGTAAATTTCTTGCTGGCCATTCTTATTTATATAGGCATGAGTTATGCCTATGGCGATAAATTTTTACCTAATGCTAGCATAAAAGACGGTGTTTTAATTGAAAGTTCGGTGGCTAATAAAGCTGGGCTTTTAACCGGGGATAAAATTATTTCTGTTGATGGTGATAGAATTGAAAAATTCTCTGAAATTTCTGAAAAAGTATTATTTGGTAAAGAAGTAACCGTAGAAAGAGATGGTGTAACAACTACCATTAAAATGCCAGAAGATTTCTTGTCGCAATTAATGGACGCCAAAGAAAAAGGATTTATAAGTTTAAGAGAACCTTTTATTGTTATGCAGGTTCCCGATACTTCTTTTAACAAAGCGAGTGGCATTAAAGCGGGCGATATTTTCTTATCTATTAACGATTTTAAAACGAAATATATCGACCAGGTAAAATCAGGTTTAGAAAAGTTTAAAGGACAGCAAGTAACGGCAACCGTTTTAAGAAATGATGAAGAAGTACAAGTGCCTTTAAAAGTTGATAACGAAGGCCGATTAGCGTTGTATTATGCGAGTGCTTCAACACCTGAAACTTTAGAGAAATTAGGGTATTATAATTACGAAACTTTAAAATATAGTTTAATAGAATCTGTTCCTGTTGGTTTTAAAAAAGCGGGCGATAAAGTATCATCGTACTTAACTCAATTTAAAGCTATTTTCACACCAAGCACAGGGGCTTATAAAGGTGTTGGCGGTTTTAAAGCTATTTACGATATTTTTCCAGATTATTGGAATTGGCAAAACTTCTGGAGCATTACAGCTTTTCTATCTATTATGTTAGGCGTTTTAAATTTATTGCCTATTCCGGCTTTAGACGGTGGTCATGTTATGTTTTTATTATATGAAATAATATCGGGAAGAAAACCAGGTGATAAGTTTATGGAATATGCTCAAATGGTAGGCTTCTTTATTCTAATTGCCTTAGTATTATTTGCTAATGGAAACGATGTTTACAAGGGCATTACCGAGTGGCTAAACTCGAAATAA
- a CDS encoding SCO family protein, translating to MLSFFKDYKTFGIVFLILSVIIISIIYNTLNVYQPLPIYQPTMVSTELVDSTIQYKRKYHKIADFKLINQNGKTITQDDYKDKIYVADFFFTTCQTICPIMTGHMAEIQKAILNDDDVMLLSHSVTPEIDSVAQLKRYALEKGVVDSKWNLVTGDKKQIYELARKSYLAVKTFGDAGPFDMIHTENFMLIDKKRQIRGFYDGTNEEDIQKLLNDIDILKEEK from the coding sequence ATGTTATCGTTTTTTAAAGATTACAAAACCTTTGGAATTGTTTTTTTAATTCTTTCTGTAATTATTATTTCCATAATTTATAATACACTTAATGTGTACCAGCCGCTTCCCATTTATCAACCTACTATGGTAAGTACCGAGTTAGTAGACAGCACCATTCAGTATAAGAGAAAGTATCATAAAATTGCCGATTTTAAGCTTATCAATCAAAATGGAAAAACCATAACTCAAGACGATTATAAAGACAAAATTTATGTGGCAGATTTCTTTTTTACCACATGCCAAACCATATGCCCTATTATGACAGGGCATATGGCCGAAATTCAAAAAGCAATTTTAAATGATGATGATGTAATGCTGCTTTCGCATTCGGTAACACCAGAAATTGATTCCGTAGCCCAACTAAAACGCTATGCACTTGAAAAAGGTGTTGTTGATAGCAAATGGAATTTAGTAACAGGCGATAAAAAGCAAATTTACGAACTTGCCAGAAAAAGTTATTTAGCCGTTAAAACCTTTGGTGATGCGGGTCCTTTTGATATGATACATACAGAAAATTTTATGCTTATAGATAAAAAACGACAAATTAGAGGTTTTTACGATGGCACAAATGAAGAGGACATTCAAAAATTATTAAATGATATTGATATTTTAAAAGAAGAGAAATAA
- a CDS encoding FeoA family protein, whose protein sequence is METTLANLKRGERAIIRDVSSREIPLKLLEMGCLPGNFVELVQLAPFKDPMYLNINGSHVAIRKETAVHILIEKVDE, encoded by the coding sequence TTGGAGACTACTTTAGCCAATTTAAAACGAGGCGAACGCGCCATTATACGGGATGTTTCTTCTAGAGAAATACCCTTAAAATTATTGGAAATGGGTTGTTTACCCGGCAATTTTGTCGAGCTTGTTCAATTGGCACCTTTTAAAGACCCCATGTACCTCAATATTAATGGTTCTCATGTGGCAATTAGAAAGGAAACTGCTGTTCATATTTTAATTGAAAAAGTAGATGAGTAA
- the feoB gene encoding ferrous iron transport protein B, with protein sequence MSKQINVALIGNPNTGKTSVFNALTGLNQKVGNYPGITVEKKEGICKLPRGVKAHIIDLPGTYSLNASSLDENVVIELLLNKNDKDFPDIAVVVSDVENLKRNLLLFTQIKDLEIPTLLVINMADRMRYKGISLDIDYLEKQLQTKIALVSTRKKEGIDTLKQLISNYKDLSITPCLNASEIDKDYFDSLRHAFPNQLLYKLWLVITQDVNFGKTDRNEIEAVANFKTKSKIDLKRLQQKETIKRYQFINHVLKVGQTIDISQAKDLRTKLDRILTHRVWGYLIFFLILLTIFQAIYDWSSVPMDFIDNTFALLSEWVKDKLPSGAFTNLLAEGIIPGLGGIVIFIPQIAFLFLFISVLEESGYMSRVVFLMDRIMRRFGLSGKSIVPLISGTACAIPAIMATRNIESWKERLITILVTPFTTCSARLPVYLIIIALVIPEGRILGLSYQALTLMLLYLIGFLTAIISAAILNKILKIKSKTFFVVEMPNYKLPLFKNVVLTVVEKTKAFIFGAGKIILAISIVLWFLASYGPGDNFNDAEAIVKKQYSNENLSQEDLQHHIAAHKLEHSFIGITGRTIEPLIRPLGYDWKIGIAIVSSFAAREVFVGTLATIYSVGNDDEATIKNRMAAEVNPILGGPLFTFASGISLLLFYAFAMQCMSTLAVVKRETNSWKWPVLQLTIMSGFAYFVALIAFQFLK encoded by the coding sequence ATGAGTAAACAAATAAATGTTGCCTTAATTGGTAATCCAAATACCGGAAAAACCTCTGTTTTTAATGCTTTAACTGGGCTAAACCAAAAGGTGGGAAACTACCCGGGTATAACCGTAGAGAAAAAAGAAGGTATTTGCAAATTGCCACGTGGTGTAAAGGCGCATATTATCGATTTACCCGGTACTTACAGTTTAAATGCCTCGTCGCTAGACGAGAATGTTGTTATAGAATTACTCTTAAATAAAAACGATAAAGATTTTCCAGACATAGCTGTTGTTGTTAGTGATGTAGAAAATTTAAAACGTAATTTATTGCTGTTTACTCAGATTAAAGATTTAGAAATCCCAACGCTTTTGGTTATTAACATGGCCGATAGAATGCGTTATAAAGGCATTTCGTTAGATATCGATTATCTGGAAAAACAACTTCAAACCAAAATAGCACTGGTTAGTACCAGAAAAAAAGAAGGTATAGACACTTTAAAACAGCTTATTTCTAATTATAAAGATTTATCTATTACGCCTTGTTTAAATGCTTCTGAAATTGATAAAGATTATTTTGATAGCTTACGCCATGCCTTTCCAAATCAATTACTTTATAAATTATGGCTGGTTATTACTCAAGATGTTAATTTTGGAAAAACCGATAGAAATGAAATTGAAGCAGTTGCCAATTTTAAAACAAAAAGTAAAATTGATTTAAAGCGTTTACAGCAAAAAGAAACCATAAAACGATACCAATTTATAAACCATGTTTTAAAAGTTGGACAAACCATAGACATATCGCAAGCCAAAGATTTACGCACCAAACTAGATCGTATTTTAACGCACCGCGTTTGGGGTTATCTTATTTTCTTTTTAATTCTTTTAACCATTTTTCAAGCTATTTACGATTGGTCTAGCGTACCAATGGATTTTATAGACAATACTTTTGCTCTGCTTAGCGAGTGGGTTAAAGACAAACTTCCTTCTGGCGCCTTTACTAATTTATTGGCCGAAGGTATTATACCAGGACTTGGAGGTATCGTTATTTTTATTCCTCAAATTGCCTTTTTGTTCTTGTTTATTTCGGTGCTTGAAGAAAGTGGTTATATGAGTCGTGTGGTGTTTTTAATGGATCGCATCATGCGTCGTTTTGGTTTAAGCGGAAAAAGTATTGTGCCGCTTATTTCGGGTACAGCCTGTGCCATTCCGGCTATTATGGCAACCCGCAACATTGAAAGTTGGAAAGAGCGCCTCATAACCATTTTAGTAACCCCATTTACAACCTGTTCTGCCAGACTACCTGTTTATTTAATTATTATTGCTTTAGTAATTCCAGAAGGTCGAATTTTAGGATTGAGTTACCAGGCTTTAACACTCATGTTACTCTATTTAATTGGGTTTTTAACCGCCATTATTTCGGCAGCTATTTTAAATAAGATTTTAAAAATAAAAAGTAAAACGTTTTTTGTTGTTGAAATGCCTAATTATAAACTTCCACTATTTAAAAATGTGGTTTTAACTGTAGTAGAAAAAACAAAGGCTTTTATTTTTGGGGCAGGAAAAATTATTTTAGCCATCTCTATTGTGCTTTGGTTTTTAGCGTCTTATGGTCCTGGCGATAATTTTAATGATGCAGAAGCTATTGTTAAAAAGCAGTACAGCAATGAAAATTTAAGCCAAGAAGATTTACAACACCACATCGCTGCACATAAACTAGAACATTCGTTTATTGGTATTACAGGCCGCACCATTGAACCGCTTATTAGACCTCTTGGTTACGACTGGAAAATAGGTATTGCCATTGTGAGTAGTTTTGCTGCACGCGAAGTATTTGTTGGCACTTTAGCAACCATTTACAGTGTTGGTAATGATGATGAAGCAACCATAAAAAACCGAATGGCAGCAGAGGTTAACCCGATTCTTGGCGGACCACTATTTACGTTTGCATCAGGGATATCTTTATTGTTGTTTTATGCTTTTGCCATGCAGTGCATGAGTACCTTAGCAGTTGTAAAACGCGAAACCAATAGCTGGAAATGGCCCGTTTTACAACTTACCATCATGAGTGGTTTTGCTTATTTTGTGGCTTTAATTGCTTTTCAGTTTTTGAAATAA
- a CDS encoding transporter, which yields MKHILTTIIMMVIMGYTGFAQIITDRPDQTESSSTVEQGSFQIESGILIGFTEDAFSSQRQLLAPSTLFRYGLTKGIEIRVVNQFESIKNQTNSIEKSGISDLEIGAKIQLLKKETINTEIAFLSHLVLPTGSKFLSNENLGTINKISISHQLNETLGLGYNLGYDYFGYGNGDLTYSVALGIAVSNRFSFYLEPYGSIVNVDTHEANFDAGITYLIHEQCQIDFSFGTGVNHTMNYLSVGFSINIAKPALN from the coding sequence GTGAAACATATTTTAACAACTATTATTATGATGGTAATAATGGGCTACACTGGTTTTGCCCAAATTATTACAGACAGACCCGACCAAACCGAGAGTTCTTCAACAGTAGAACAAGGTAGCTTTCAAATAGAATCTGGTATTTTAATTGGTTTTACCGAAGATGCATTTAGTTCGCAAAGGCAACTGTTAGCGCCATCAACATTGTTTAGATATGGCCTAACGAAAGGCATTGAAATTCGCGTTGTGAATCAGTTTGAAAGCATAAAAAATCAAACAAATTCAATCGAAAAAAGTGGAATAAGTGATTTAGAAATAGGTGCCAAAATTCAACTTTTAAAAAAAGAAACTATAAATACAGAAATAGCGTTTCTATCACATCTGGTTTTACCAACAGGATCAAAATTTCTATCTAATGAAAATCTTGGTACTATTAATAAAATCTCTATTTCTCACCAATTAAACGAAACGCTTGGTTTGGGTTATAATTTAGGCTACGACTATTTTGGTTATGGTAACGGCGATTTAACTTACTCCGTCGCTTTAGGGATAGCTGTTTCAAATAGGTTTAGTTTTTATTTAGAACCTTACGGAAGCATTGTAAATGTCGATACACATGAGGCTAATTTTGATGCCGGTATAACGTATTTAATTCATGAGCAGTGCCAAATAGATTTTTCTTTTGGTACGGGTGTTAATCATACCATGAATTATTTATCGGTAGGATTTAGTATTAATATTGCAAAACCAGCTTTGAATTAG